The region TCGTTCCTTTATTCCGATCAGGATTTTTGAACATTTACTTCAGTTCTGAACAATCTGCTATTACCCACTAGACATGTTAAATCTTACAAATCTGTTTTCATCATGAAAAATGTTTCCCTAAAAGGGACATTGAACAAGTTATGTGAAAACATTGTCTAGTGTTCTTGAACTTTTAGACTGCACTGTACTATCTCACTGCTTTTAGAAAGCTCACTCTGAAATCCACAAAGAAGGCTATTACTTAGAGGAGCTCTTAATATCTTCTTATCAGCACACCATCACCCAGCTGCCTAGTGCAAGGATACCTATTGTATGTTATATACCAAACaacacataaaacaataaaaatactatGACAGAATAACCTTATTTCACAGTTTTACTCAAAACTGCAAATGTCACATGAATAAAAAGAGACAGAATCCCCCAAAAAACATGGATTATCTGTAACTTGCTATCACGCAGTTCATATCCTGAGATCTACATGTGACTTTCTGATTAGATTAATTTGTCATGCTTGCTAACAATTCCAACACCACCTTGTTACTGTGACAGGGTGCCTATTATTACTGTGTGGAACCAGGTGGTGAGGTTGCTGTCATCTGGTTACATGTGCCTGAGGCACAGTGCAACAAATAATATATTTCACATCTTGGTCCTCTTCCTCACAAATTGCCTTACGATAGTTTTCAAAAGCTAGAGTGGTATTCAGagcagaaacaataaacacATATCCTGTGAGGAACTGAACTACTGGCATTTAAGGATTCTGACTGGTCCCTTAATTGTATATTCTGTTGGCATTTTAAATAACTTCAGTAACTTCGATgccaaaatatttcatttaaaataacccaGTGCAATACTTAACCTGAGATTCATACCAGCTCAAAAAAATGTGTAGCTTTGTTTgggattaaaaatgtaatttccttTGCATGAAAGATCACATGTCTGTAAAAACTGCCAAACCCTCTGGCAACACAGGCTTCGTGTAACCCGTCTGACtgttacatgtatttttaaaactggatTAAAATTTGACAGGTAAAATATCTTGGCAATACACAGATCTCAGACAAGAATAAAGACCATAAAGAGTTCTGACAGACAACTGCGCACTATCAGGGCTTTGAGAAAAACACAGCTTGAACAACTCACCTGGGTGTCATGGAGAGGGAGGCATGCAGCAGCTATTAGCAGGAGTAATAAACTGAATAAAACAGGACAGTTTAAGCCACTATGTTTACAAGCTAAGCATTTACCTAGaattcaaaactgaaaacaggatattttataaaacactgGCAAACTTTAATTAGAGAGGAAATGCTGCACTATTGTGAAAGGCACAGTAACTGCACATGAGCTGTAAACAGTTCACTGGCCAACTTGCAGTACGATCAATAAACTTCAAAGGGTTCAGCTGACACCCACAACACTTGCAAGATACAGAGTACCAGAATACCCACCCCCCCTTGACCAATCTTCTTTCCCAAGGAGTTTGAAAATGACTTGGATTCTGGAATGCAGCGTGAGGTTTGCTAATGTGCAATagtgtatcaaaaacatgtttctgagaAGCATCACTACACTACTTAACCATACAGGTTTGGCTCTGAGCACTCTCCAAATGTGACTCCAGCCTTCCCACTAAAGCAATGCATGTCGCAGCAGGACATTTCCCCCCCCCAAAtactttttctatttattttatctAAACCCCCCATCCAAACCAAACTTCTGTTctgtaaagaaaacatacaaagaCACAAGAAGCCATACCTGACTGTTTTTGTCCAAGATGAACGCTggttaaaagaacaaaaaaaagttacGTTTTGATCATTGTACAACAAAGAGGTTAACAACCACCAGTGAATGAAAATCCTTACTTAAGGAAACCCTACGTAACCTACTGCCTTTAACTGTACAGCACTCTTTATCCCAGAGGATCCCAGAGAACTGCAAGTGTATGAGGGGCTCGCTCCCTGTCCCACTGCAGGACGGCCCCCGCCCGGGTGACACgcagcagccattctgcaccagccaCCAGTGCACAGTGCAGAAGTGAAAAAACACATGACCAGTTACAGCAAGATAGCCAAGCCTGCCACCCCACAGTGGAATTCACCCAGGACTCCAGGGATAACAGCCATACTCCTAACAACAGTGTCACGGGACCTGTAATGACCCACTAGACAGGGCTTCGGTTGAGGTTTATCTCATCCAAGGTAGAGTATGATGCCCTTCACAGCACACTGTCCCCCGTCGCCATACTGGGATTTGGGAATTCCAGTCCAGAGGGCAGAGAGTCACCCATTGACTAACCAACACTACTAACAGCACAACCCGGCTTTCCTCCGGGGCCTCCAGCCACAGCACGGATCGGGCCCCGTCTTCCCTCTCTTCCCAGATCGGATGAGATCGGGCACTGCTTCTTTTAAGGGGGTCAATTTTATTTCACAGCAGAAAACGTTCACTACCCTACGGCATTTTATAAAGGGTTCACTGCATGGTATCGTTAAGACTCTCAAAAGCGGCCGAGATCGAGCTAATTTTAACTTTCCGTGAGTACATACCTCCCTCTGAGTTAGCTTCCGAACGATGCAGATGACAACCTCTGAGGCATTATGAAGTGTGAAAAAGACGGGGATTGGCTGGAACAGACAGGGTTATATCAAAACGTAAGTTAAAGAAACGATAAATGCAATAAAGGATTAATACACACGTATGAAAGTCAATCAATAGTATCAGATACTAATCCAATGAAATACCAGTTCCAAAACTAGTGTACTGTACTCTAGCTTTTGTTCATTATGGAGAATATACTGGATGTAGTATGTGGCAAATTTGAAATAACATGTCTTGCAGGTAAGAACATCAAGGCAGCAATTGAAGAAGCTGGCGAGAGATGCAGGCAAGTCCCTGCTCAAGACACACACGGGCAGAGATCACTGGCGTGCTTCTGATCCTGGTCTGCGAGATCACCGACAGCGGGGATTGAGATGTGGTCTTGTGACGCACTGGCCTCATGCTTGGCTCCGGAATGACGCCTAATTTTGTGTGCCTGGGGCAAGACTGCTCCTCCTGCTAATTCTGGGGCAGCCTTTTAAAGTCCCTGCTGAGATTAACCTTATAATTATTTGAAAATGGGGACAGATCTTATACTGCCCGGCTAGACTTTAACTTTCTCATCGACGTCTACTCACACTCTCTGacgttcttgttttgtttttcttcttccttccTAATTCTTAATGTAAAGGTGAGCACTCGCTCAAGTCCTCCCAAACCAACTAGTGCAATTATTGCCCAAAACTCTTCATTGTCCTAAATGAAATAACCAGATTATACAGGAAGATGTTTAAAGTGAATATGACAGATATCGCAAAGGAATGATTGCAGAAGAGTCTCACTCACCAGCCGGGACAAGGCTCTGGACCCTGCGTAGATATTGCCAACAAAGAGCACGGAGCCAGGGAGCCAGGCGAAAGCTGCAGACCTGTTGACAGACATGTGCTTCAGAAAACACAGCCTGGAACAGCACTGCTGAGCTACTGCATGATCAGTGCAAGAGAAAATTCGAAAAAGGATTCTGCTGTAATACTGCATTTCGGTTGCCCTGAGCCCATTCTGTACACTACTGGCCACGACTCAGGGGGCAAAAACATATTCAGCGTCTGGGTCCCCAGGTAGGAAACGTTCGCGGGCTTCATGCATGACACAATACCGTCAAAAGCTCAAACATgggcggtgcggtggctctgtggctggacggttgccggttcaaatctcacagccggcagaggaatcctactccgttgggcccctgagcaaggcccttcaccccaactgttccaggggtgccgtataaatggctgaccctgcactctgaccccaagcttctctccctgtctgtgtgcctgtgtgtctcatggagagcaaattggggtatgcaaaaagaaattcttaatgcaagaaaaattgtatatggccaataaaatgatcttatctcTTACCTTATATTATAAGAAAACATGGACCGATAAATGACCTTCGAATGGGTTTTAAGAATGGCGAAGAAGCGCCACTGGGGCATCACTTTTCCCAGTATAAAAACAAGACGGCGGGAACAGTTTAAAATAGTTACCATGAAAAGCTGCTGATCTCCACCCATCCCAGCTTCCTGGAGAGCAGGAGCAGCAGGCCACCAACAAAGGTCTGCCACCTTCAAAACAAGCCAGCAGAGGCGTGAGACAGCAGAGCCTCTCCACATCTGGAAGGACACCCAGTCCCATCCAGCTGCCTCTCTGTGTCCTCTGTGTGCTTCACCATGCCAAaggcagcatggagcctcatcACATTCCTGCCTCAATCTGTTTTTCAATAAAGCTGCTTGATCCTTGAGGAAGTTAAAAGTAATAACACAACCGGGTCAGCTGACAGACAGATGTttttacagaaaacagaaaagcagaGAACTGTGCTGTCTAAATAATATTTATCTTGATCACACAAACCTCTAAAGTCTTGCCACATACAATCATGCTGAACAAACAGCATAATATACAGATGCCAAAACCTAGATTCAGTCCAGACAGACAAAAACCTAGAACCTAATATTAGATTTTGATTccttaaatataaataagatATATGAAGGAATGTAGAGTATGCAACTCAAATCTTCAGGCCTTCAatctttacttttttaactGTTACTTTCAGCAATAATAATGCCCATCACATTTTCcatacacaaaaacacacaaggtGGAAGCATGCGCTACATTTAGTTGTGACAGTCACAACGTCTGCCTGTTAATGTGCAGCTTACTGCAATTCAGACTAACATTGAGCCTGTTTAATTTCTAAAACAACGCTTGTTTGCTCATAGTCATCAACGAAtcctaaaagaaacaaaaacgcaAAACAATGCTTCAGATAATGATCAAAAAGGCTGGTGACAAGGTTGCAAGgtgttattattttaagatTATCAGGGCTCCATAACAAAGCATGAGTGACAGTGCACATGgtgaaacacatactgtacagcacttcATGCAGTATGTTATACTGACTAACCTGGGCAGTAGAAGAAACAGAGTTACCATTTGGTACTACCTGAAAGGAATAAGGTTAAAAGGAATCCTGGTTATAAGGCACAAAGTAGAATACTGATTACTTACCCTTGAAACAGAGTGGGATATGTGAATTTCAAGACAGACAGGAcatactgcaaaacaaacaacacacaacacgtTAACTGTAACTCTATTAGGACATTTGGTTAGATGGGATTTTCTAAGGGTGTACGATTAATATATGCAAACGACAAAAAGGTAAAGAAACTATTTGACATCAGaactaaaataaacattgtaCAAACCACAGAAATAAACAGTATACATCTTTCTAAAGCTTTCAGATTCATGGATATAATGGGATTGAACAACAATCTATACTGAGATACAGTTTCACTTTCCTTTAGTgtcctttatttctttgaaaGTACTGTCAAATGGTCGTTTGCTTTCCTTTTAATACGAATTCCAAAGGTCTTACTGTCTGGTAGAACCTCAGCATCAATTATAATAAACTCTGTATCAGGCTTACCATTCATTTAACCCCCACCCTCTTCAGATACTGAAGattcaaaatgtacttttttaatgAACAGGTGCTGATTCTGTCTCAATCTTCAGCACAACACGTATCTGCTGGTGCCACCAGCTTATATCTATCAGAGTTTATTTACGCATAGGGGGTATTTCTGATGACACATCTTCCTTCAATTTtgccagcagcagcaggaatCATTTTTAAGTCTTTGCTGGATTCCCAGGTCCACAATAGCAGTAGATTGGAGCTATAGCATTGCAGACAAACCCAACTGCAGTCCAGAGGACAACACTGTGCCGAAGTATCAAGAGACATTGAAATAAAGAGAAAGTCTGATATAcaacatttaatatacagtactgtgcgCAAAAAGTTTGATCTGGTGAAAAACATCCAAAGTTTCCAGCACCGGCTTGGTTTGTCTGCTCTGGATCAGCAGGCAGAAGGAAAAATAGATTTTCAACACATCTCTCTGGAAAAGTGCAAGACTGACCAACAAAGGCTACATTTCAATATATAAAACACTATccacttttattgtttttaactatagataaaatacaaaattctgCGTTTGACTAGGTATTCATGAACAGAAGACATACGGCGCATtgtataaaaacacacaaaaacaaattgaGGAAGAGTTAATGAGAAATGGACTACACATTATAACGAGGTTCTCATCTTGaagacaaatatatatataagaaaaaCTACATTGTCGAAACAATTCACACAATTTCAAGGTTTTACCTCAACACACAAATTCGTGTGGCGAGGTGCATGTGCCAGATAACTGCTAACACTACAATAATATGCTTACTACTAACAGTGCATGATTTTCCTGGGCCATTATAGAATTAAACCAAAAACAACAGACCCTCAGTCTGTATGAAACAGAGATCAACACACCCTCTGAACGACATGGGCAAACACCAGGACATTCAAACGCGGATCTCTGGGGGAAGCAACTAGTACAACTACACATTTTGAACACTAACGCCGTTAGTAACGGAAGATCTgatttcaagttaaaaaaaagttaacgtCTTAAATGCCAAAGGAACGCTTCAGCGGGTATGACAggtcttttaaattatttcaagaCGGAAGCAATaggtaaaacaaaacaatagtcTCTCACCTTGTTTGTGAAGCACGACACCAAGTAGAAAAGGCAAAAGCTAAGACCGAGTGCAATGCTCTTCCACATTTGCCAAGATAAAACTATTGCTTCAGTCCAGCGATGTCTGTCATCCTGTTTCTACCAAATCTTTTTCGCCTGAGTACCTCGCAGCCATGTCTGACACGTTGCTCAGAGATTGCTCCAATCCAACACCAGCTACTCCTGAAGGAACTGACCCCTTAAAGAGACAGGCACCCCTCTCACACGGAGCACCAAAATGCTGTAACACATACAATCAAagtcaatcaaagtttatttatcaaatgcacaacaatacaacttgcagcagtagttgctggcaatgaattgTCTTTACAGCAGGTAAAGACATACAGCAGGTTAATTGGGCTCACACAACTATTGAAATACTAGAAAGCACAGTACGACATGATAGGGTtgattaaatgataaaattgaATTTGAATTCCAAATTAAAATCTAAGCTTAATTgagtgttgaagaaaagtgattggacattttctgttttccaaGACCACATAGGTGAAGAGTTTGTATTGTATCTGATATCTCTGTCACTTAGCTGAACCCACAGctaaaaggaagaaaattaTGTTGAAGAAAATCATCATTTCACAAATATGACACATTATAAATTTTTACCATGGATGATGTGTAGCCGTGTGAATAGCAGAAAATCTGCATTGGCTTTCATAGATTTAACCTAAAGCATTGCGTGCTCAGTTCTAAAATGATTTGTTAAGAATTAAGAAGTCCTTTATACAAACAGAAAAGTACTGGTGCAATTAAGGCATTTTTCTGACTCAAGGGGAATTGTCAAAAAAAGTTTCCCAAGAATACAGACAAAGCCCCAGTGACAAATCTGACAACAAGGCTTCGTCAGATTCATCACCCCCACATCATTTTACATTGAGTAGCCTTTGTCAGATGCATGTCACAGGAGGAACTATAGATAACTTTGAGGAGACAGTGGAACACACTGGGTTGTTGGTCATCAGCACTTTCTTTAAATTGAGATTACTCTTGAGAAGATCAAAGTCCATTTCTGCTATGAAATTGCTTGACAGATCCAAGAGTTCTAAATCCTCCATGTGACTTATAAAGACCTCAGCTGGCCAGAGGTGTATTTTACAGCAGCAAATCTTTAACTCCTGCACGTTCTGCAGCCCCAGAAGCATGGGCATCTTCGAGAAGTCATTTCTGTCCAAATACAAGTATTCCAGTGCAGTGTTATTCTGAAAAACATCTCTCGGCAGCCAAAATATAGAGTTGCCTGACAGGTCTAGCACTGTGAGTTGGTATAAACCTGTCA is a window of Lepisosteus oculatus isolate fLepOcu1 chromosome 6, fLepOcu1.hap2, whole genome shotgun sequence DNA encoding:
- the LOC102697695 gene encoding UDP-N-acetylglucosamine transporter TMEM241 homolog isoform X4, with translation MWKSIALGLSFCLFYLVSCFTNKYVLSVLKFTYPTLFQGWQTFVGGLLLLLSRKLGWVEISSFSWSAAFAWLPGSVLFVGNIYAGSRALSRLPIPVFFTLHNASEVVICIVRKLTQRERSSWTKTVSLLLLLIAAACLPLHDTQFDPGGYFWALIHFSCVGGYKVFQKLPKSSLLSDLEQQYINYIFSVLLLACAAHPTGDLLSALEFPFLQSYKFHSGCCASALLGFFLLLVTVRLKSHLSLEHCGTWVFLAKDPLIHGRRGSWTVCW
- the LOC102697695 gene encoding UDP-N-acetylglucosamine transporter TMEM241 homolog isoform X5, whose product is MWKSIALGLSFCLFYLVSCFTNKYVLSVLKFTYPTLFQGWQTFVGGLLLLLSRKLGWVEISSFSWSAAFAWLPGSVLFVGNIYAGSRALSRLPIPVFFTLHNASEVVICIVRKLTQRERSSWTKTVSLLLLLIAAACLPLHDTQFDPGGYFWALIHFSCVGGYKVFQKLPKSSLLSDLEQQYINYIFSVLLLACAAHPTGDLLSALEFPFLQSYKFHSGCCASALLGFFLLLVTVRLKSHLSLEHCGTWVFLAKLPAKWPW